The Sedimentisphaera salicampi genome includes a region encoding these proteins:
- a CDS encoding LamG-like jellyroll fold domain-containing protein, protein MKISVIKFYLCFLALSSACAYGIGEFVQDKGSEGIISLEAESFTSKAPKSSHSWNLINSPDCSGNEAMQAQPDDGTSINTGYSATSPSMEFDVYFVKTGTHYVWFRCLPLDGYSDSFHIGLDGEELASADRARSSNFESWNWSNSTMDGTDASFEVDSTGLHTVNVWMREDGFRVDKILLTTSPSFTPSGIGPDESIRNYAPSAPEGLSASGINNAVSLVWDENPETDIAGYMVKRSLEPEGAFEIAASDVKASSYIDNEAENGTTYYYVVSAVDTAGNESADSEPVFAASHVTKRKMEKLGRGTVAVDIDSGVYVGWRMLGTEPQEVEYNVYRGSEKINSSSISNSTNFIDTSGTQSSTYRIAAVIDGEEKEKSSPVSVWNNFYKDVPLERPSGGTTLDGFDYSYSPNDASVGDLDGDGEYEIVLKWDPSNSKDNSHSGYTGNVYIDAYEMDGTFLWRVDLGKNIRAGAHYTQFIVYDLNSDGMAEMICRTADGAKDGQGNVIGDPNADYRNSDGRILSGSEYLTVFDGQTGAALAIEDFEPARGNVSDWGDSYGNRVDRFLAGVAYLDGERPSVIMTRGYYEKTVLAAWDWRGGQLTLRWIFDSDDPGNSAYAGQGCHSLSIADVDQDSRDEIVFGSCTIDDDGTGLYSTRLGHGDALHVADMDPSRPGLEVWECHETSASGATYRDAGTGEIIWEHENTGDVGRALASNIDNREIGYQLWSFAAGGTYNVDGSQISNSMPSLNFAIWWTGDLQREMLHAADGQGMNPVMEKWNSGDDYPYRLMNIYGIPDSYSTNANNYTKANPCLTADILGDWREEMIYRSSDNTKLRIFTTTYKTSHRIYTLMHDSQYRSAVAWQNVGYNQPPHPSFYIGLGMTPPPQPDISVVTPEVKPDELVAAHWNFDGGTPGAAMNDTGQTGQPSVPDLSGNGYDLYAWNDTYGPAFSQEGQTPSGLGLSCRLSGGQDAYTTNQGINSWSPEEWTIECAVKLDTLEGWQTFIGRDGSSQGEAESDFYLQKNGIDNKFRLNFDTAGGQRYILDSDFPAQAGQWYYLAAVSDGSTLKMYADALDGSGSQLAGTLSMNPENDNSLASAGQNWTIGRGWFDGSQVDHLTGFIDDVRFSSRALEPSEFLHYQCGAWGYIDSDLNEDCFVDLEDYSFFAQDWGYSLQQLVSFCSEWLENSNPYSELIAE, encoded by the coding sequence ATGAAAATTAGCGTAATCAAATTTTATTTATGTTTTTTGGCATTGTCCTCAGCCTGTGCTTACGGCATAGGAGAATTTGTTCAGGATAAAGGCTCCGAGGGTATTATTTCCCTGGAAGCAGAAAGCTTCACCAGCAAGGCACCCAAAAGTTCACATAGCTGGAATCTAATAAACTCACCTGACTGCAGCGGCAATGAGGCCATGCAGGCCCAGCCTGATGATGGAACGAGCATCAACACCGGCTATTCAGCGACAAGCCCGAGTATGGAGTTTGATGTCTATTTCGTTAAAACTGGAACTCATTACGTATGGTTCAGGTGTCTTCCTTTAGACGGCTACAGCGATTCGTTCCATATCGGTCTTGATGGCGAGGAGCTTGCCTCCGCAGACAGGGCGAGAAGCTCAAATTTTGAAAGCTGGAACTGGTCTAATTCAACAATGGACGGAACAGACGCCTCTTTTGAGGTGGATTCAACCGGCCTGCATACCGTGAATGTGTGGATGAGGGAGGATGGATTTCGAGTTGATAAGATATTGCTAACCACCAGCCCCTCTTTTACACCCTCCGGCATTGGCCCTGATGAAAGCATCCGCAACTACGCCCCCTCCGCTCCGGAAGGGCTTTCTGCAAGCGGAATTAACAATGCGGTCTCCCTGGTGTGGGATGAAAATCCTGAGACCGATATTGCAGGCTATATGGTGAAACGCTCGCTTGAGCCTGAAGGCGCATTCGAGATTGCGGCTTCAGATGTGAAGGCAAGCAGCTATATAGATAATGAAGCGGAAAACGGGACAACTTATTATTACGTTGTCTCAGCAGTTGACACTGCGGGCAATGAGTCCGCAGACAGCGAGCCGGTTTTTGCAGCTTCCCATGTAACTAAACGCAAAATGGAAAAGCTCGGCCGCGGTACAGTGGCGGTTGATATAGACAGCGGGGTATATGTAGGCTGGAGGATGCTGGGCACGGAGCCGCAGGAAGTTGAATATAACGTTTACCGCGGCTCTGAAAAGATAAACTCCTCCTCAATTTCTAATTCGACGAATTTTATCGACACCTCGGGCACTCAGAGCAGTACGTACAGAATTGCAGCAGTGATTGATGGTGAGGAGAAAGAAAAATCCAGCCCAGTTTCAGTGTGGAATAATTTCTATAAAGACGTGCCTCTTGAAAGGCCTTCCGGTGGGACAACTCTCGATGGCTTTGATTATTCTTACAGCCCCAACGATGCAAGCGTGGGCGATCTCGACGGCGACGGTGAGTATGAGATAGTTCTTAAGTGGGATCCGTCCAATTCCAAGGACAACTCGCACAGCGGTTATACGGGAAACGTGTATATCGATGCCTATGAAATGGACGGAACGTTTCTATGGAGGGTTGATCTGGGAAAGAATATTCGGGCAGGCGCACATTACACCCAGTTTATAGTTTACGATTTGAACAGTGACGGAATGGCTGAGATGATATGCAGAACTGCCGACGGAGCAAAAGACGGGCAGGGCAATGTGATTGGCGATCCAAACGCAGACTACCGCAATTCAGACGGCAGGATACTCTCCGGATCTGAGTACCTCACAGTCTTCGACGGACAGACAGGAGCCGCTCTTGCAATAGAGGATTTCGAGCCGGCAAGGGGAAACGTTTCAGACTGGGGAGATTCTTACGGAAACCGAGTTGACCGTTTCCTTGCAGGCGTTGCATATCTGGATGGCGAGAGACCGAGCGTTATTATGACCCGCGGCTATTACGAAAAAACTGTTCTCGCTGCCTGGGACTGGCGGGGCGGGCAGCTTACCCTCAGATGGATCTTCGACAGCGACGATCCGGGTAATTCCGCTTACGCAGGCCAAGGCTGCCACAGCCTCAGCATTGCAGACGTGGATCAAGACAGCCGAGATGAGATTGTCTTCGGTTCGTGCACGATAGATGATGACGGCACCGGCCTTTACTCCACCCGCCTTGGACACGGAGATGCCCTTCATGTAGCAGATATGGATCCTTCACGTCCAGGGCTCGAGGTATGGGAGTGTCATGAAACATCCGCCTCAGGCGCAACCTATCGAGACGCCGGAACGGGTGAGATAATTTGGGAACACGAAAACACCGGAGATGTGGGCAGAGCCCTTGCTTCCAACATTGACAATCGTGAAATCGGTTATCAGCTCTGGTCTTTCGCCGCCGGCGGAACATACAACGTGGACGGCTCTCAAATAAGCAACAGTATGCCGAGCCTGAATTTTGCAATTTGGTGGACAGGCGACCTCCAGCGTGAAATGCTTCATGCCGCTGACGGGCAGGGAATGAATCCGGTGATGGAGAAGTGGAACAGCGGTGATGATTATCCATATCGCTTGATGAATATATATGGTATCCCTGATTCTTACAGCACAAACGCCAACAACTACACCAAAGCTAATCCCTGCCTTACAGCAGATATCCTCGGCGACTGGCGGGAAGAGATGATTTACAGGTCTTCCGATAACACAAAGCTCAGAATCTTCACTACCACATACAAAACCAGCCACCGAATCTATACCCTTATGCACGATTCGCAGTATCGCTCAGCTGTGGCGTGGCAGAATGTTGGCTACAATCAGCCCCCGCATCCAAGCTTCTACATAGGCCTCGGGATGACTCCTCCACCCCAGCCGGATATATCCGTGGTTACTCCAGAAGTCAAACCTGATGAGTTGGTTGCAGCGCATTGGAATTTCGATGGAGGCACTCCCGGAGCTGCCATGAACGATACTGGCCAGACAGGTCAGCCTTCCGTGCCCGATTTATCCGGCAACGGCTATGATTTGTATGCATGGAACGATACCTACGGCCCGGCATTTTCGCAGGAAGGTCAGACGCCCAGCGGTCTCGGCCTTAGCTGCCGGCTTAGCGGCGGTCAGGACGCCTACACAACCAATCAGGGAATCAACAGCTGGTCGCCCGAAGAGTGGACTATTGAGTGCGCAGTTAAGCTTGATACCCTCGAGGGATGGCAAACTTTTATAGGCAGGGACGGGTCATCTCAGGGAGAGGCTGAGTCTGATTTCTATCTTCAGAAAAACGGCATAGACAACAAATTTCGCTTGAATTTCGATACCGCCGGCGGGCAGCGTTATATTCTTGATTCTGATTTCCCCGCTCAGGCAGGCCAGTGGTACTACCTTGCAGCGGTCTCCGACGGAAGCACCCTGAAGATGTATGCCGATGCTCTTGATGGAAGCGGTTCACAGCTTGCGGGAACTCTCTCCATGAATCCCGAAAACGATAACTCCCTCGCATCTGCAGGGCAGAACTGGACTATAGGCCGCGGCTGGTTTGACGGGTCGCAGGTTGACCATCTAACCGGCTTCATTGATGATGTAAGATTTTCGAGCAGAGCCCTTGAGCCCTCAGAATTCCTCCATTATCAGTGCGGGGCTTGGGGGTATATAGATTCCGATTTGAACGAGGATTGTTTCGTGGATCTTGAAGATTATAGCTTTTTCGCACAAGATTGGGGTTATTCACTCCAGCAGCTTGTCTCTTTCTGTTCAGAATGGCTGGAAAACAGCAATCCATATTCGGAGCTTATAGCTGAATAA
- a CDS encoding glycoside hydrolase family 3 C-terminal domain-containing protein produces the protein MEKILNEMTLEEKVSLCHGATHFTTASIERLGIRPLEFADGPHGVRNRDENHTYFPTGISVGATWNPELVRDYGRALGTETVASGRDVILGPAICINRNPLCGRFFEYMSEDPHLVSELAAEYIRGVQSTGVAACAKHYVANSQEEQRRTISENVDLRTLHEIYFPGFKASVQEGNVLTVMSAYNKLNGTYCSENGFIQTDILKERWGFDGLVMSDWGAVHSVNAAEGGLDLEMPGNDNNYLGEPLLEGCRNGEIPESRVDDMVRRMLRLHYEIGALKESPKRQRPKLDKEANKQIALETAREAIVLLKNSPAALPLERKELDSIFITGINADRKHGGAGGSSTVHCDYEITPLEGMRTACEGSNTKLHYKPYTGPHQLKPIPAKNLLTSKSANQNGLIGHYYDNKNFDGSPAEVQTDSQVNFNWTGKSPAKRILKTNFSVRWTGALKAEETGNYILGLNSDDGSRLYIDGELVIDNWGNHAAKLETCKYRLEKKQTYEIKIEYYNGIRDSVVELLWGKEPNYDKIFREEAQMASRCGAAVIFAGLSHKYDSEGGDKPDMKLPGIQVEQIKAIAAENPNTIVVLVGGSPVEMGGFLGDVPSVIQAWYAGQRGGEAIADIIFDKVNPSGKLPVTLPKRLEDTPAFAIGEYPGENGEVDHKEGIFVGYRYYDTMDVEPEFAFGHGLSYTNFEYSDLKITSEEPFSANVSLTVKNTGKRMGKETVQLYIHDKKSSLKRPVKELKGFEKISLNKGQAKTVQFTLSKEDFSFFNPELDCWIAEPGEFVIMAGSSSKDIRLEGSLEF, from the coding sequence GTGGAAAAAATTCTTAACGAAATGACGCTTGAGGAGAAGGTGTCCCTATGCCACGGAGCAACGCATTTCACAACTGCCTCAATAGAGAGGCTCGGGATAAGGCCGCTTGAATTTGCAGACGGCCCGCACGGAGTGAGGAACAGAGATGAAAACCACACCTACTTTCCAACAGGAATTTCTGTGGGAGCTACTTGGAACCCAGAGCTCGTCAGAGACTACGGCAGAGCTCTTGGAACTGAGACCGTCGCTTCCGGCAGAGATGTTATATTAGGTCCTGCAATCTGCATCAACAGAAACCCGCTATGCGGGCGGTTTTTCGAGTATATGAGCGAAGACCCTCACCTCGTTTCAGAGCTTGCCGCCGAATATATCAGGGGCGTACAGAGCACCGGAGTTGCGGCGTGCGCAAAGCACTACGTGGCGAACAGCCAAGAAGAACAAAGACGCACGATAAGCGAAAATGTTGACTTGAGAACGCTGCACGAGATATATTTCCCGGGCTTCAAGGCCAGCGTGCAGGAGGGGAATGTGCTTACCGTTATGAGCGCATACAACAAGCTCAACGGGACTTACTGCTCAGAAAACGGTTTTATCCAAACCGATATACTTAAAGAGAGATGGGGTTTTGACGGACTTGTTATGAGCGACTGGGGAGCTGTTCACAGCGTTAATGCTGCTGAGGGCGGGCTCGACCTCGAAATGCCCGGCAATGATAACAACTATCTCGGCGAGCCGCTTCTTGAAGGGTGCAGAAATGGAGAGATCCCTGAGAGCAGGGTTGATGATATGGTAAGGCGGATGCTCAGGCTGCATTATGAAATCGGAGCTCTCAAAGAATCGCCCAAGCGGCAAAGACCTAAGCTTGATAAAGAGGCAAACAAACAGATTGCACTTGAGACGGCAAGAGAGGCAATCGTGCTTTTGAAAAATTCACCAGCAGCCCTGCCGCTGGAGAGGAAAGAATTAGATTCTATATTTATCACTGGCATCAATGCAGACAGAAAACACGGCGGGGCAGGAGGAAGCAGCACAGTTCACTGCGATTATGAGATCACCCCGCTGGAAGGCATGCGGACAGCCTGCGAGGGAAGCAATACAAAGCTGCATTACAAACCATACACCGGTCCGCACCAATTGAAGCCCATACCGGCAAAAAACCTGCTTACTTCAAAATCAGCCAATCAAAACGGGCTCATCGGCCATTACTACGATAACAAAAATTTCGACGGCAGCCCCGCTGAAGTGCAAACTGACAGTCAGGTAAATTTCAACTGGACAGGGAAATCGCCGGCAAAGAGAATACTCAAAACGAACTTCTCTGTAAGATGGACTGGTGCTTTGAAAGCAGAAGAAACAGGCAATTATATATTAGGGCTCAACAGCGACGACGGGTCAAGACTGTATATCGACGGCGAGCTTGTTATAGATAACTGGGGCAACCACGCTGCAAAACTTGAAACCTGCAAATACAGGCTCGAGAAAAAACAAACCTATGAGATAAAAATTGAATATTACAACGGCATCAGAGATTCAGTTGTAGAGCTGCTCTGGGGCAAAGAGCCCAATTATGACAAGATATTCAGAGAAGAAGCCCAGATGGCTTCCCGTTGCGGAGCGGCAGTTATATTTGCGGGGCTGAGCCATAAATACGACAGCGAAGGCGGAGATAAACCGGATATGAAGCTCCCGGGCATACAGGTCGAACAGATCAAGGCAATTGCTGCGGAAAACCCCAATACGATTGTTGTTCTGGTGGGCGGTTCGCCTGTTGAGATGGGCGGTTTTCTTGGAGACGTGCCTTCTGTGATTCAGGCGTGGTATGCCGGCCAGAGAGGCGGAGAGGCCATAGCTGATATTATTTTCGACAAGGTTAATCCCTCAGGCAAGCTGCCTGTTACCTTGCCCAAACGACTCGAAGACACCCCTGCCTTCGCAATCGGCGAATACCCGGGCGAGAACGGCGAGGTGGATCATAAGGAAGGAATCTTTGTGGGATACCGTTACTACGACACGATGGACGTTGAGCCGGAGTTTGCCTTTGGCCACGGGCTTTCATATACAAACTTTGAATATTCCGATCTGAAAATTACCAGTGAAGAGCCGTTCTCAGCTAACGTTTCCCTCACGGTTAAGAATACCGGCAAAAGAATGGGCAAGGAAACCGTACAGCTCTATATACACGACAAAAAGAGCTCTCTTAAAAGGCCTGTTAAAGAGCTGAAGGGCTTTGAGAAAATATCTCTTAATAAGGGGCAGGCTAAGACAGTTCAATTCACTCTCAGCAAAGAAGATTTTTCATTCTTCAACCCAGAGCTTGACTGCTGGATTGCAGAGCCAGGAGAGTTTGTGATTATGGCAGGCAGCTCTTCAAAAGACATAAGGCTTGAGGGAAGCTTAGAATTCTAA
- a CDS encoding prepilin-type N-terminal cleavage/methylation domain-containing protein — MKKAFTLIELLVVISIIALLMAVLMPALSKAREAAKKTVCSNNVRQQCIGVNMYATENNYKVPTIGEDLAGQGNWLWDLSFWTTNQIAEYAGFTDNEVFFCPSNNLREPDDARFWQFTWRSGWPTDATAGPVPIQDESKMPEQVQKEHYRVMPYTYMFYKNPTMTPRELETGESASWVKSMEGVDETSETPLIMDNIISDSSGSNFFRIQAGGAYHEFGVVDRSNHRSKNQNVGRTGEPAPDGANIGYVDGHVSWRDTGQYRDTGEFENIKHKLTTGGVWFWW, encoded by the coding sequence ATGAAAAAAGCATTCACTTTAATAGAGCTCTTGGTAGTTATCTCAATAATTGCTCTCCTGATGGCTGTTTTGATGCCGGCGCTTTCAAAGGCAAGAGAAGCAGCGAAGAAAACAGTATGCAGCAATAACGTGAGGCAGCAGTGCATTGGTGTTAATATGTACGCTACTGAGAATAATTACAAAGTCCCTACAATCGGGGAAGACCTTGCCGGCCAGGGCAACTGGCTCTGGGATCTGAGTTTCTGGACTACAAACCAAATTGCGGAATACGCCGGATTTACCGATAATGAGGTGTTTTTCTGCCCTTCAAACAATCTGCGTGAGCCGGATGATGCCCGCTTCTGGCAGTTTACATGGAGAAGCGGCTGGCCAACCGACGCAACAGCTGGTCCTGTCCCGATTCAGGATGAATCAAAAATGCCCGAACAGGTGCAGAAAGAGCATTACCGCGTTATGCCTTATACCTATATGTTCTACAAGAACCCAACAATGACCCCAAGAGAGCTTGAGACAGGCGAATCTGCAAGCTGGGTTAAGAGTATGGAAGGCGTTGATGAAACCAGCGAAACCCCGTTGATTATGGACAACATCATCAGCGACAGCAGCGGCTCTAATTTCTTCCGGATTCAGGCCGGCGGGGCTTATCATGAGTTTGGCGTGGTTGACAGGTCTAACCACAGATCAAAGAATCAAAACGTGGGCAGAACCGGCGAGCCTGCACCGGACGGTGCCAATATCGGCTACGTTGACGGCCACGTAAGCTGGCGTGATACTGGTCAGTACAGAGATACAGGCGAATTTGAGAATATCAAACACAAGCTTACCACAGGCGGTGTATGGTTCTGGTGGTAG
- a CDS encoding alpha-L-arabinofuranosidase C-terminal domain-containing protein produces MVSVSSVVSKTAVKHGADINKLKISEQSGAPIIAPEIYGHFSEHLGRCIYGGIWVGEDSDIPNVKGIRKDVLDALRNLNVPVLRWPGGCFADEYHWKDGIGPKDQRPEIVNTHWGMVTEDNSFGTHEFMRLCELLDCEAYIAGNVGSGTPEEMMDWVEYLTFAGKSEMANLRRKNGREEPWDVKYFGVGNENWGCGGNMTPEYYSDVYKRYQTYVKNYPGSRVKKIACGPNSWDTHWMEVLMRNCRGKMDAISLHYYIMTGSWGNKGSAVDFEEKDWFKLMDNALKVRDLLAAHIEIMDKYDPDKSIGLYVDEWGTWWNRQPGSKPGFLYQQNTIRDAVSAGIFLNEFNKHAKRVKMANIAQTVNVLQAMILTKQEKMILTPTYHVFEMYKHHQGSELVNSSLEARSYSLGGENLPALNVSASKTDNGVYVTICNINHQSGEKISIEVEGRDIADVSGRTLTANKINSHNTFSSPGNVQPTALNDVQIKGNTLSLELPAKSVSAFTVKQKN; encoded by the coding sequence ATGGTTTCAGTTTCCAGCGTAGTATCGAAAACAGCTGTTAAACACGGGGCTGATATTAATAAGCTAAAGATTTCAGAACAAAGCGGGGCTCCTATTATAGCCCCTGAGATCTACGGGCATTTCTCTGAGCACCTCGGCAGATGCATATACGGCGGGATATGGGTTGGAGAAGATTCCGATATACCAAACGTTAAAGGTATTCGCAAAGATGTGCTTGATGCCCTCAGGAATCTCAATGTTCCTGTACTCCGCTGGCCGGGAGGCTGCTTTGCAGATGAGTACCACTGGAAAGACGGCATCGGCCCGAAAGACCAGCGCCCAGAGATAGTAAACACTCATTGGGGAATGGTAACTGAGGACAACTCTTTTGGCACACACGAATTTATGCGGCTTTGCGAGCTTCTGGACTGCGAGGCGTATATTGCGGGGAATGTAGGCTCGGGAACGCCTGAAGAGATGATGGACTGGGTGGAGTATCTTACGTTTGCAGGGAAAAGCGAGATGGCAAACCTCCGCAGAAAAAACGGCAGAGAAGAGCCTTGGGATGTGAAGTATTTCGGTGTGGGCAATGAAAACTGGGGCTGCGGCGGAAATATGACGCCGGAGTACTATTCTGATGTTTATAAACGCTATCAGACATACGTAAAAAACTACCCGGGCAGCCGAGTTAAAAAGATTGCCTGCGGCCCGAACAGCTGGGACACGCACTGGATGGAAGTGCTGATGAGAAACTGCCGCGGTAAGATGGACGCCATAAGCCTGCATTACTATATTATGACTGGCAGCTGGGGTAATAAAGGCAGCGCTGTTGATTTCGAAGAAAAAGACTGGTTCAAGCTTATGGACAATGCCCTGAAGGTTAGAGATCTGCTTGCCGCTCATATAGAGATTATGGACAAATACGACCCGGACAAAAGCATCGGGCTTTATGTCGATGAATGGGGTACGTGGTGGAATCGTCAGCCCGGCTCAAAGCCAGGCTTTCTGTATCAGCAGAACACTATCAGGGATGCGGTTTCAGCGGGTATATTCCTGAACGAATTTAACAAACACGCCAAACGTGTTAAAATGGCAAACATTGCACAAACTGTCAATGTGCTTCAGGCTATGATACTCACAAAGCAAGAAAAGATGATTCTAACTCCAACCTATCACGTGTTTGAGATGTATAAGCACCATCAGGGTTCCGAGCTTGTAAATTCCAGTCTTGAAGCCCGTTCTTACAGTCTGGGCGGCGAAAATTTACCTGCTCTTAATGTATCTGCTTCAAAAACAGACAACGGGGTTTACGTTACCATCTGTAATATCAATCACCAATCCGGCGAGAAGATTTCTATTGAGGTTGAAGGCAGAGATATCGCAGATGTTTCAGGCAGAACCCTTACAGCAAATAAAATCAACTCACATAACACATTCAGCAGTCCGGGTAATGTTCAGCCCACCGCCCTGAACGACGTGCAAATCAAAGGCAATACGCTCAGCCTCGAACTGCCAGCAAAATCTGTTTCCGCTTTTACTGTTAAACAGAAAAATTGA
- a CDS encoding sigma-70 family RNA polymerase sigma factor, whose amino-acid sequence MSNKSSKTKEFTNLLTANYPRIYNFILTLVPNKADADDIMQDTSVIMLQKFDSFRPDSDFVSWAAQIAKYECLKYYRKKRRKSVFTSEVFELLAEEAQYQQDELNKRIEALKTCVSKQNSKDCRLIDMRYFKGMKLREIAEQTERSLQSVFRSFSRIHLNLIKCVRNTLEREGL is encoded by the coding sequence ATGAGTAATAAGTCGTCAAAAACTAAAGAGTTTACTAATCTTCTAACTGCAAACTATCCCCGCATCTACAATTTCATCCTTACACTTGTCCCGAACAAGGCGGATGCTGATGACATTATGCAGGATACTTCAGTTATTATGCTTCAAAAATTTGACAGCTTTAGGCCTGATTCTGATTTCGTTTCATGGGCCGCTCAGATCGCAAAATATGAATGCCTCAAATATTACCGCAAGAAGAGACGCAAGTCTGTGTTTACAAGCGAGGTGTTTGAGCTGCTCGCGGAAGAAGCCCAATACCAGCAGGATGAGCTTAATAAAAGAATTGAAGCATTAAAAACCTGCGTATCAAAGCAGAACTCAAAAGACTGCCGGCTTATCGATATGCGGTATTTTAAGGGTATGAAGCTCCGCGAGATTGCAGAGCAGACCGAGCGGTCTTTACAGTCGGTTTTCAGGAGTTTTTCAAGAATACACTTGAACCTTATCAAATGCGTCAGAAACACCCTTGAAAGAGAGGGATTATAA
- a CDS encoding NPCBM/NEW2 domain-containing protein → MNSEMCRELSLLIESSVNGMLTDRQRHRFNEILASDKQARDFYREYIQVCSSLNSIGGYVCEQDSFSQENCLNVLAELAWYEKYAPAVSRSEKKPKEPAKKKINQDLAQKQPRHISWLTAVSGAVSAAAIIFFLIYANLFVPEMKKVAALEDSYQAEWGRQVYNKKDPIYTGSENIQLKKGLAEFKTDRGVKLVVEGPAEFRFSSISEINLDYGSIYSNVPVEGVGFAVSTDNSRVVDLGTEFGVTADKKGSSQLHVFSGKTRLISSKGWLNNTAFDVVESMACKVTEASLAVEKIELAKNKFARHFDETAKVVWRGEKRIDLADIVGGGNGLGTGKTAFAINSLNGDFGHRRSIRMIMKRANSNRFNPVKDLQFIDGVFVPASGNGEVKISSEGHSFSWMPRASGRYWGGIINGMVHFENPDVFRHNLSLAGEVLRYPKAKGIFMHPNQGITFDLRRIREAYGNISLAGFTAEFGLSDTVFDNSKLKLNKNFSDTNMPSCDIYVLLDGEMEFHKEAQTPQDQPCDIDVSIQSSDEFLTVITAVPADRRKVNYCWSLLKDPVLNLAESR, encoded by the coding sequence ATGAATTCGGAAATGTGCAGAGAGCTCAGTCTTCTTATCGAAAGCTCAGTAAACGGTATGCTTACCGACCGGCAGAGACACCGGTTCAACGAAATACTCGCATCAGATAAGCAGGCAAGGGATTTCTATAGAGAATATATTCAGGTTTGCAGCTCGCTCAATTCAATAGGCGGTTATGTCTGCGAGCAGGACAGCTTCTCTCAGGAGAACTGCCTCAATGTCCTTGCAGAGCTTGCATGGTATGAGAAATATGCTCCTGCTGTTTCACGGAGCGAGAAAAAACCTAAAGAGCCTGCAAAGAAAAAGATTAATCAGGATCTCGCCCAAAAACAGCCAAGGCATATAAGCTGGCTTACTGCCGTTTCGGGCGCTGTTTCTGCTGCAGCTATAATATTTTTCCTGATTTATGCAAACTTGTTTGTTCCTGAGATGAAGAAGGTTGCTGCTCTCGAAGACAGCTATCAGGCAGAATGGGGCAGACAGGTTTATAATAAGAAGGATCCGATTTATACCGGCTCTGAAAATATTCAGCTAAAAAAGGGTTTGGCCGAGTTTAAAACCGACAGGGGGGTTAAGCTGGTGGTTGAAGGCCCGGCAGAGTTTCGTTTTTCAAGCATTTCAGAGATTAATCTGGATTACGGTAGTATCTATTCAAATGTCCCTGTGGAAGGCGTGGGTTTTGCAGTGTCCACCGATAACTCAAGAGTGGTTGATCTGGGCACAGAATTCGGCGTTACAGCGGATAAAAAGGGCAGTTCGCAGCTGCATGTATTCAGCGGCAAAACACGCCTTATAAGCAGCAAGGGCTGGCTGAACAATACGGCCTTTGATGTAGTGGAAAGTATGGCCTGCAAGGTAACTGAGGCCTCGCTTGCGGTTGAGAAGATTGAACTGGCAAAAAATAAGTTTGCCCGCCATTTCGATGAAACCGCCAAAGTAGTCTGGAGGGGTGAAAAACGGATTGATTTAGCTGATATTGTGGGTGGGGGAAACGGCTTAGGAACTGGTAAAACAGCTTTCGCTATAAATTCTCTTAATGGAGATTTTGGCCATAGACGATCAATTCGTATGATAATGAAAAGAGCAAACTCTAACAGATTCAATCCCGTGAAAGATTTGCAGTTTATTGATGGTGTTTTTGTGCCTGCATCCGGCAATGGTGAGGTTAAAATAAGCTCAGAAGGCCATTCGTTCAGTTGGATGCCCCGAGCTTCAGGGCGTTACTGGGGGGGTATTATCAATGGGATGGTTCATTTTGAAAATCCTGATGTTTTCAGGCATAATCTAAGCCTCGCCGGCGAGGTTTTGAGGTATCCAAAGGCTAAAGGTATTTTTATGCATCCCAATCAGGGGATAACCTTTGATTTGAGGAGAATCAGAGAGGCGTATGGGAATATATCTCTTGCAGGTTTCACTGCTGAATTTGGCCTTTCCGATACTGTATTCGACAATTCAAAATTGAAACTGAATAAAAACTTCTCAGACACCAATATGCCTTCCTGTGATATCTATGTTTTGCTTGACGGGGAAATGGAATTCCACAAGGAAGCCCAGACACCTCAAGACCAGCCTTGCGATATTGATGTCTCTATTCAGTCTTCAGACGAATTTCTAACTGTGATAACCGCTGTGCCTGCTGACAGAAGGAAAGTAAATTACTGCTGGTCTTTGTTAAAAGATCCTGTCTTAAATCTGGCCGAGAGCCGCTAA